A region from the Acidiferrobacter sp. SPIII_3 genome encodes:
- a CDS encoding mechanosensitive ion channel family protein, with protein sequence MITYYWQQLDQHLARYRFSGHSALAWITALLVFGLIFALLKAVLRMSQGILGAAAQGGATWPAFLDKAARHTHSWFLATLAAAAACERLTLPGPSRALLGDIVVTALFVQAALWGHAFIKAGIDHYRAHSQDGERSTVVVAMGLIATILLWLLLTLAALSNLGVNVTALLAGFGVGGVALALAVQSTLADFLASLWILFDKPFVLGDPIAIDTYTGTVERIGLKTTRLRSPAGEQIIISNSDIVKSRMRNYKRMRERTLVSTLYLTYENNHEVLARAATLIEGIVENDSRARFLRAHFTDYQPQGLIFEVAYSVREGYVDAYRDVQHAINLAIFHAFCEQGIEFAHQVVAHTQPLPAPIAKEAS encoded by the coding sequence ATGATCACCTACTATTGGCAACAGCTCGATCAGCACCTCGCGCGCTACCGTTTTTCCGGGCACTCGGCCCTGGCATGGATCACCGCCCTGCTGGTCTTCGGGCTGATATTCGCGCTCTTGAAGGCTGTTTTGCGCATGAGCCAGGGGATCCTGGGGGCCGCCGCGCAGGGCGGCGCGACCTGGCCTGCGTTCCTCGACAAGGCCGCGCGCCACACCCATTCCTGGTTCCTGGCGACGCTTGCGGCGGCCGCCGCCTGCGAACGCCTGACACTCCCGGGCCCGAGCCGGGCACTGCTGGGCGACATCGTCGTGACCGCGCTGTTCGTGCAGGCCGCATTGTGGGGTCACGCCTTCATAAAGGCCGGCATCGATCATTACCGGGCACACAGCCAGGATGGGGAACGAAGCACGGTCGTGGTCGCCATGGGGCTTATTGCCACCATCCTCCTATGGCTGCTCTTGACGCTCGCGGCGCTCAGCAACCTGGGCGTGAATGTCACCGCCCTGCTCGCGGGCTTTGGCGTGGGCGGCGTCGCGCTCGCGCTTGCCGTGCAAAGTACCCTGGCCGATTTCCTGGCGTCGCTTTGGATCCTGTTCGACAAGCCTTTCGTCCTCGGCGACCCCATCGCCATCGATACCTACACGGGAACAGTCGAGCGCATCGGTCTGAAGACCACGCGCCTTCGCAGCCCAGCGGGCGAGCAGATCATCATCAGCAACTCCGATATCGTCAAAAGCCGCATGCGCAACTACAAGCGGATGCGCGAACGCACGCTCGTGTCTACACTCTATCTGACCTACGAAAACAACCATGAGGTCCTGGCGCGCGCCGCGACCCTCATTGAGGGTATAGTGGAGAACGACAGCCGTGCGCGATTTTTGCGCGCGCATTTCACGGATTACCAGCCCCAGGGGCTGATCTTCGAGGTGGCATACAGCGTGCGGGAGGGTTATGTCGACGCCTACAGGGACGTTCAGCACGCCATCAACCTGGCCATTTTCCATGCCTTCTGCGAGCAGGGTATTGAGTTCGCCCACCAGGTGGTGGCTCATACCCAGCCCTTGCCGGCTCCTATCGCAAAGGAGGCGTCATGA
- a CDS encoding trehalose-phosphatase, with translation MKTLDPARPPEPFFEMLRAAGERLLVLDYDGTLAPFTARREDASLYPGIAPLLAAIQRQGTRIAFVTGRPAADLAARIPLQGVEIFGAHGQEHLAPCGHLTRAALAPSSRQWLDASALRIASAGFEHALERKYGTVAIHWRHEQPDGRVCLEGLARDIARGLPADVQGLAFDGGYEFRVRGRDKGTAVADLAARHPQAIMAYLGDDLTDEDAFTALPPTGLGVLVRATLRDTRAHLWLRPPDELHAFLKSWMTAVKP, from the coding sequence GTGAAGACCCTGGACCCGGCAAGACCCCCCGAGCCCTTCTTTGAAATGTTGCGCGCAGCTGGCGAGCGACTGCTCGTACTTGACTACGATGGCACGCTCGCGCCGTTCACGGCGCGGCGCGAGGACGCGAGCCTTTATCCCGGCATTGCCCCGTTGCTGGCCGCCATCCAACGGCAGGGAACGCGCATTGCGTTCGTCACCGGACGTCCGGCGGCGGATCTGGCGGCGCGCATACCGCTGCAGGGCGTGGAGATATTCGGGGCCCATGGGCAGGAGCATCTGGCACCGTGCGGGCACCTCACGCGGGCCGCGCTTGCCCCGTCGTCACGGCAATGGCTCGATGCCAGCGCCTTGCGCATCGCCTCCGCCGGATTCGAGCATGCCCTTGAACGCAAATACGGGACGGTGGCGATCCACTGGCGACACGAGCAGCCCGATGGCCGTGTATGCCTGGAGGGGCTCGCACGCGATATCGCACGCGGGCTCCCCGCCGACGTCCAGGGGCTTGCCTTCGATGGCGGCTACGAATTCCGGGTCCGCGGTCGTGACAAGGGCACGGCGGTCGCGGATCTGGCGGCGCGCCACCCGCAGGCCATCATGGCCTATCTGGGGGATGATTTGACCGACGAGGATGCGTTCACAGCGCTCCCGCCGACCGGGCTTGGAGTGCTCGTGCGCGCGACACTGCGGGATACGCGCGCCCATCTGTGGCTGCGGCCGCCCGATGAGCTGCATGCCTTTCTCAAGTCGTGGATGACCGCCGTCAAGCCATGA
- a CDS encoding cytochrome b/b6 domain-containing protein encodes MTEIAMEDTRWDLMTRILHWGLALTISAQLISGLLVADPRTRAFFYFHEWDGLAASAFILLAWMWMYAIQDLGALFPWNRIGMQAVWADIRGLFRGKLPPGGRNYTGFASFGHGLGLLAATGMALTGIWIFFIIPGGHGASAASTDFHEFMEVSRLHKTISYFVWAYWIGHIGFAILHQIQGAPIFRGIFIGGSEKEGLKH; translated from the coding sequence ATGACGGAGATTGCGATGGAAGATACGCGATGGGATCTCATGACCCGCATTTTGCATTGGGGTCTGGCGCTCACGATCAGCGCCCAATTAATCTCAGGCCTACTGGTTGCGGATCCGCGGACCCGGGCATTTTTCTACTTTCATGAGTGGGATGGGCTCGCGGCCAGCGCCTTTATCCTGTTAGCCTGGATGTGGATGTATGCCATCCAGGATCTCGGCGCCCTCTTTCCCTGGAACCGTATTGGCATGCAGGCCGTATGGGCAGATATACGCGGACTTTTCCGTGGCAAATTACCACCGGGCGGGCGCAATTACACCGGCTTCGCGAGTTTTGGGCATGGCTTAGGGCTCTTGGCTGCCACCGGCATGGCGCTCACGGGTATCTGGATATTTTTTATCATTCCGGGCGGACATGGGGCCTCTGCTGCGTCAACCGACTTCCATGAGTTTATGGAAGTGTCACGGTTACATAAGACAATCTCCTATTTCGTGTGGGCGTACTGGATCGGCCACATCGGTTTCGCCATCCTTCACCAAATCCAAGGTGCTCCCATCTTCCGGGGAATCTTTATCGGCGGCTCAGAAAAAGAGGGATTGAAACATTAG
- a CDS encoding 3-deoxy-7-phosphoheptulonate synthase translates to MIVVLKSHITKDSPEFRELMSFLAQKPGISLRVHEEVGALVTLTEVYLIGDTSAFDLHEIETLPGVERVVSIEEEYRILGRHHDDKRPTGFEYKGVRFGQDTLNVFAGLCAVDNPAHVEQMMKALADNGQVCTRMGAYKPRTNPYSFQGHGASCLPWVFDLAGKYGIRVIAMEITHDSHLDEIRRALEQTGSPTGVMLQIGTRNTQNFELLKIVGRQSEFPVLLKRGFGITLEESLNAAEYIASEGNRNVIFGLRGMKTNMGDPHRNFVDFAHVPVVKRLTRMPVCIDPSHSVGSRDRGPDGLLDVQQVTAQGIIAGANMVLVDFHPEPKKALVDGPQALLLRELPYFLEDIAIARDAYVRRVKAGARFLAEQKTSVPENR, encoded by the coding sequence ATGATCGTCGTCTTGAAATCCCACATAACCAAAGACAGCCCCGAGTTCCGGGAGCTGATGTCATTTCTCGCGCAAAAGCCCGGCATCAGCCTGCGCGTGCACGAAGAGGTCGGGGCCCTCGTGACCCTGACCGAGGTCTATCTGATCGGCGATACCAGCGCGTTCGACCTCCACGAGATCGAGACCCTCCCGGGCGTCGAGCGCGTGGTCAGCATCGAAGAGGAGTATCGGATACTGGGGCGCCATCATGATGACAAGCGGCCGACGGGTTTCGAGTACAAGGGCGTACGCTTCGGCCAGGACACGTTGAATGTCTTCGCGGGATTGTGCGCGGTCGACAACCCTGCCCATGTCGAGCAAATGATGAAGGCCCTGGCCGACAACGGCCAGGTATGCACGCGCATGGGGGCCTACAAGCCGCGCACCAACCCATACTCCTTCCAGGGCCACGGGGCATCGTGTCTGCCCTGGGTCTTCGATCTCGCCGGTAAGTACGGCATCCGGGTGATCGCGATGGAGATCACCCACGACTCACACCTAGACGAGATCCGCCGCGCCCTCGAGCAGACCGGCTCGCCGACCGGGGTGATGCTCCAGATCGGCACGCGTAATACGCAGAATTTCGAGCTCCTGAAGATCGTCGGCCGTCAGAGCGAGTTCCCGGTGCTCCTGAAGCGCGGGTTCGGCATCACCCTAGAGGAGTCCTTGAACGCTGCCGAGTACATTGCAAGCGAAGGCAACCGCAACGTGATCTTCGGGCTACGTGGCATGAAGACCAACATGGGCGACCCGCATCGCAACTTCGTCGACTTCGCGCACGTCCCGGTGGTCAAGCGCCTCACGCGCATGCCGGTGTGCATAGATCCCTCCCATTCGGTTGGGTCGCGGGATCGCGGACCCGACGGGCTGCTCGATGTCCAGCAGGTCACCGCCCAGGGGATCATTGCCGGTGCCAACATGGTGCTGGTCGATTTCCACCCGGAACCGAAGAAGGCCCTGGTGGATGGACCGCAGGCCTTGCTGCTGCGCGAACTCCCTTATTTCCTGGAGGATATCGCCATCGCCCGTGACGCCTATGTGCGCCGTGTCAAGGCCGGAGCGCGATTCCTGGCGGAACAGAAGACCTCAGTCCCTGAAAACCGCTGA
- a CDS encoding UvrD-helicase domain-containing protein has product MKILEGLNDQQREAVRLIDGPVLVLAGAGSGKTTVIARKIAYLITHGGHDPAHIAAVTFTNKAAREMRERASGLLPANARRGLSVLTFHALGLKIIREETQALGLRHGFTLLDPRDAEALIKDLCRERLRSDTPAEEIAQRVRAWKDAGIPPATAVLESPDGGAVYADYVERLRAYNAIDLDDLILLPAQLLTEDTEARARWRERLRYLLVDEYQDTNDGQYRLARALADEAFTAVGDDDQSVYSWRGARPENLARLARDNPRLTVIKLEQNYRSTGRILKAANAVIGNNPHLFPKRLWSAFGFGDPLKVLVADDEEHEAIRVVTALLHDKFVRRAEFGDYAILYRSNHQARALEQVLREHRVPYFLSGGTSFFDRVEVRDAVAYLRLIHNPADDAAFLRVCNIPKREVGPSTVERLRDYAHRRGQPLLRCCQELGLAQHLAAPQAAALERFALLVEGLSRKARGMLPGALLREALREVGYEGHALQAAGDNRTGRRRLALLEEFLAWVDRLGEETSGRTLDEVVSQLILNGMGDRDREPDGKSVRLMTLHAAKGLEFPHVFLVGLEEDLLPHRASLIESGVEEERRLAYVGMTRARQTLTLSYARRRRRQGAPQETSPSRFLGEIPAEDLIWDGRDEKPPEERMAHGESHLKGLRGLLGQGS; this is encoded by the coding sequence GTGAAGATCCTGGAGGGCTTGAACGACCAGCAGCGCGAGGCCGTGCGGCTGATCGATGGGCCGGTGCTCGTCCTGGCCGGTGCCGGTAGCGGCAAGACCACGGTGATCGCGCGCAAGATCGCCTACCTCATCACGCACGGCGGCCACGATCCCGCCCATATCGCCGCCGTCACATTCACCAACAAGGCCGCGCGCGAGATGCGCGAACGCGCGAGCGGGTTGCTGCCAGCGAACGCGCGCCGAGGCTTGAGTGTCCTGACCTTCCATGCCCTCGGATTGAAGATCATCCGCGAGGAAACACAGGCCCTCGGTCTGCGGCACGGCTTTACGCTGCTCGATCCGCGGGATGCCGAGGCGCTCATCAAAGACCTATGCCGGGAGCGGCTGCGCAGCGACACCCCGGCCGAGGAGATCGCACAGCGCGTGCGCGCCTGGAAGGATGCCGGTATCCCCCCCGCCACCGCCGTCCTTGAATCTCCCGACGGCGGCGCCGTCTATGCCGACTATGTCGAGCGGTTGCGTGCCTACAACGCCATAGACCTCGACGATCTCATCCTGCTCCCGGCGCAGCTATTGACCGAGGATACCGAGGCCCGGGCGCGCTGGCGGGAGCGCCTGCGCTACCTCTTGGTCGATGAATACCAGGACACCAACGATGGTCAATATCGTCTGGCGCGCGCGCTTGCCGACGAGGCCTTCACGGCGGTCGGCGATGATGATCAATCCGTATACTCATGGCGCGGCGCGCGTCCCGAGAACCTGGCCCGTCTGGCGCGCGACAATCCGCGGCTTACGGTCATAAAGCTTGAACAGAATTACCGATCGACCGGGCGCATCCTCAAGGCCGCGAATGCCGTGATCGGCAATAATCCCCACCTGTTCCCGAAGCGGCTGTGGAGCGCCTTTGGCTTCGGCGACCCCTTGAAGGTCCTGGTGGCCGACGATGAAGAGCATGAGGCGATCCGTGTCGTCACGGCGCTCCTGCATGACAAGTTCGTGCGCCGCGCGGAGTTTGGAGACTACGCCATCCTCTACCGCAGCAATCATCAGGCGCGGGCCCTGGAGCAGGTCCTGCGCGAACATCGCGTGCCGTATTTTTTGAGCGGTGGGACATCGTTTTTCGATCGTGTGGAGGTACGCGACGCCGTCGCCTATCTGCGTCTCATTCATAATCCCGCCGACGATGCGGCGTTTCTCAGGGTCTGCAACATCCCCAAGCGCGAGGTCGGCCCCTCGACCGTCGAACGCCTGCGTGACTATGCCCATCGCCGCGGCCAACCCCTGCTGCGTTGCTGTCAGGAACTCGGGCTCGCGCAGCATCTCGCCGCCCCACAGGCGGCCGCCTTGGAGCGCTTCGCGCTGCTCGTAGAGGGGTTGAGCAGAAAGGCGCGGGGCATGCTCCCGGGTGCGCTGTTGCGCGAGGCGCTACGCGAGGTCGGGTATGAGGGACACGCCTTGCAGGCGGCCGGCGACAACCGCACGGGCCGCCGGCGACTGGCGTTGCTTGAGGAATTCCTGGCGTGGGTCGACCGCCTCGGCGAGGAAACGAGCGGACGCACACTCGACGAGGTGGTTTCGCAGCTCATTCTAAACGGCATGGGGGACCGGGACCGGGAGCCAGACGGCAAAAGTGTACGACTAATGACGCTGCATGCCGCCAAAGGTCTGGAATTCCCTCATGTCTTTCTCGTAGGACTGGAGGAGGACCTCCTCCCGCATCGCGCCAGCCTTATCGAAAGCGGCGTGGAGGAAGAACGCCGCCTGGCCTACGTCGGCATGACGCGCGCACGCCAGACCCTGACCTTGAGCTATGCCCGGCGACGGCGTCGCCAAGGGGCGCCCCAGGAGACCAGCCCCAGCCGCTTCCTAGGCGAGATCCCGGCCGAGGACTTGATCTGGGATGGTCGCGACGAGAAGCCCCCCGAGGAGCGCATGGCCCACGGCGAATCCCACCTCAAAGGCCTGCGTGGCCTCCTCGGGCAAGGCTCGTAA
- the dacB gene encoding D-alanyl-D-alanine carboxypeptidase/D-alanyl-D-alanine-endopeptidase, with the protein MKTRVLLTLLVSFLLASGTAWGDPLPASLLRLFAREHVPLGGISIYLRRIHARHPLLAYRAHIPRDPASVMKLVTALVSLDALGPAYTWTTGAYARGPVVHGVLHGNLYLRGDGDPYLITKSFWNLLHGLRRLGIHRIAGNLVLDEHYMQAPRAPRGSFDGLRDRTYNVRPQALLVNFQAVEFRFLPGVSKVRVLPDPYPTTLRVIDDLHLTGGACGDWRAHVHLRIAHESGGNLAVFHGYYPRACGTQHLYRVTDNNRRYVSGVFTELWREQGGIFNGRFLTGRLPHGARLLYAVHSRPLADILRSVDKYSNNVMGRLLVMTLGAVKDGPPGSTAKGLAVMRAWLARHHLRLPHLVLRNGVGLSRSERITAAEVGRVLRYAYNGRYMPEYVSSLPIAGIDGTLRYRFLGSPVVGHLHGKTGTIDGVDTLAGYLQRGRRRYIVVVLENYPAADTESGFRAEDGVIKWLYARK; encoded by the coding sequence ATGAAAACACGTGTATTATTGACCTTGCTTGTATCTTTCCTGCTGGCCTCGGGAACGGCGTGGGGCGACCCGCTCCCCGCGTCCCTGCTTCGCTTGTTTGCGCGTGAACATGTACCGTTGGGCGGCATCAGCATTTATCTGCGCCGCATACACGCCCGCCACCCGCTGCTTGCCTACCGCGCGCACATCCCCCGGGATCCGGCCTCGGTGATGAAGCTCGTCACCGCACTCGTGAGCCTGGATGCACTCGGGCCGGCCTACACATGGACCACCGGCGCCTATGCGCGGGGTCCGGTGGTCCATGGCGTGTTGCATGGCAACCTCTATCTGCGCGGAGACGGCGATCCTTACCTCATCACGAAATCGTTCTGGAACCTGCTCCATGGGTTGCGCCGTCTCGGCATACACCGCATAGCCGGCAATCTCGTGCTTGATGAGCATTATATGCAGGCCCCGCGCGCGCCGCGCGGTTCCTTTGACGGTCTGCGCGACCGCACATACAATGTGCGCCCGCAGGCCCTGCTGGTGAATTTTCAGGCGGTCGAGTTCCGATTTCTTCCAGGGGTATCGAAGGTGCGTGTGTTGCCGGACCCCTATCCGACGACGCTGCGCGTGATCGATGACCTGCACTTGACGGGTGGGGCGTGCGGAGACTGGCGCGCCCATGTCCATTTGCGGATCGCCCATGAGAGCGGGGGCAATCTGGCGGTGTTCCACGGGTACTACCCGCGCGCGTGCGGGACGCAACACCTCTATCGCGTCACCGACAACAATCGCCGCTATGTCTCGGGGGTCTTCACCGAGTTATGGCGCGAGCAGGGGGGGATTTTCAACGGCCGGTTCCTCACCGGGCGGCTGCCGCATGGCGCGCGGCTGCTGTATGCGGTCCATTCGCGGCCGCTTGCCGACATCCTGCGCAGTGTCGATAAGTACAGCAACAACGTCATGGGCCGGCTTTTGGTCATGACCCTCGGGGCGGTGAAGGACGGGCCGCCGGGGAGCACCGCCAAGGGCCTGGCCGTGATGCGCGCATGGCTTGCCCGCCACCACCTGCGACTGCCCCATCTGGTGTTGCGCAACGGGGTCGGGTTGTCGCGTTCCGAACGTATCACCGCGGCCGAAGTGGGACGCGTGCTGCGTTATGCCTATAATGGGCGCTACATGCCCGAGTATGTCTCGTCGTTGCCGATAGCAGGGATCGACGGAACCCTGCGTTACCGGTTCCTGGGGTCGCCGGTCGTCGGGCATCTTCATGGCAAGACCGGCACGATCGACGGCGTGGATACCCTGGCAGGCTACCTGCAGCGCGGGCGGCGGCGCTATATCGTCGTGGTGTTGGAGAATTACCCCGCGGCTGATACGGAATCGGGGTTCCGGGCCGAGGATGGGGTCATCAAGTGGCTATATGCCCGTAAGTGA
- a CDS encoding DedA family protein — MSLIHLIHVYGYIAILVGCFLEGETVLVLGGVAAAQGYLVLPGVMAAAFVGSLSGDQLFFHLGRRYGPDVVARKPRLRRANARLQGWIGRYETWLVFGFRFLYGLRSAAPFVFGASPIRRARFTLLNATGAAVWAVVVGYGGFVAGHALAAMLSHFAHYEWLLLLIGAAVAAGIWLLTRYRS, encoded by the coding sequence ATGTCGCTGATCCACCTCATCCACGTCTACGGCTACATCGCGATCCTGGTCGGCTGTTTTCTGGAGGGCGAGACGGTACTCGTGCTGGGGGGCGTGGCGGCCGCACAGGGCTACCTCGTGCTCCCAGGGGTCATGGCCGCGGCCTTCGTCGGCAGTCTGAGCGGCGATCAATTGTTTTTTCATCTGGGGCGACGGTATGGGCCGGATGTCGTGGCCCGCAAGCCGCGACTGAGAAGGGCCAACGCCCGCCTTCAGGGCTGGATCGGCCGCTACGAGACCTGGCTCGTGTTCGGTTTCCGCTTTCTCTACGGCCTGCGCAGCGCCGCGCCCTTCGTATTCGGGGCGAGCCCCATCCGGCGTGCGCGTTTTACCCTTCTGAATGCCACGGGGGCCGCGGTATGGGCGGTGGTCGTGGGTTATGGAGGTTTCGTGGCAGGGCACGCCTTGGCCGCCATGCTCAGCCACTTCGCGCATTATGAATGGCTCTTGCTGCTCATAGGCGCGGCAGTTGCCGCCGGCATCTGGCTGCTCACGCGCTATCGTTCCTGA
- a CDS encoding citrate synthase, whose product MTKYVSAVIGDEPGDGSLPVLEGTLGPQAVDIQSLYARHGLLAYDPGYRSTASCKSAITFVDGDAGILAYRGYPIEQLAEKSRFLEVAYLLMFGELPSAAEEATFREAVCQHNLLHEQVISFYRGFRRDAHPMAVMVAVVGALSAFYHDDMDIRDPGQRINAAIRLVAKMPMIAAASYTYSIGRPLRYPRNEYDYAGNFMQMLFGMPNKDFVLDPVQVRAMDRILILHADHEQNASTSTVRMAASSGANPFACIAAGIASLWGPAHGGANEEVVKMLIDIGSPENIPKAIARAKDKSDSFRLMGFGHRLYKNFDPRARVIQESAREVLAHLGLENDPLMAVALELEQIALRDEYFIERKLYPNVDFYSGILLRAMGIPTKMFTAVFAVARTVGWVSQWLELHNDSTHGIDRPRQLYVGSRLRDYPYP is encoded by the coding sequence GTGACGAAATATGTGAGCGCGGTGATAGGGGATGAGCCGGGAGACGGAAGTCTGCCGGTGCTCGAGGGGACGCTCGGCCCGCAGGCCGTCGACATCCAATCGCTCTATGCCCGCCACGGGCTTTTGGCTTATGACCCCGGGTATCGGTCGACGGCATCTTGCAAGAGCGCCATCACCTTCGTGGATGGCGACGCCGGTATCCTCGCGTACCGCGGTTATCCCATCGAGCAGCTGGCCGAGAAGAGCCGCTTCCTGGAGGTGGCCTATCTTCTCATGTTCGGGGAACTGCCCTCGGCGGCCGAAGAGGCCACATTCCGCGAGGCTGTGTGCCAGCATAACCTGCTGCACGAACAGGTGATCAGTTTCTACCGCGGCTTTCGCCGCGATGCCCATCCGATGGCGGTCATGGTGGCCGTGGTCGGCGCGTTGTCGGCGTTTTATCACGATGACATGGATATCCGCGACCCCGGTCAGCGCATCAATGCCGCCATCCGGCTCGTCGCCAAGATGCCCATGATCGCCGCCGCGAGCTACACCTACAGCATCGGCCGGCCGCTGCGTTATCCGCGCAACGAGTACGATTACGCGGGGAACTTCATGCAGATGTTGTTTGGCATGCCCAACAAGGACTTCGTCCTGGACCCTGTGCAGGTGCGCGCCATGGACCGGATCCTCATATTGCACGCCGATCATGAACAGAACGCCTCGACCTCCACGGTGCGCATGGCGGCCTCGTCCGGCGCCAATCCCTTCGCCTGTATCGCGGCGGGCATCGCGAGCCTGTGGGGTCCGGCGCATGGCGGCGCCAACGAAGAGGTCGTGAAGATGCTGATCGACATCGGCTCTCCGGAGAACATCCCGAAAGCGATCGCGCGCGCCAAGGACAAGAGCGACTCCTTCCGTCTCATGGGCTTCGGGCATCGGCTGTACAAGAACTTCGATCCCCGGGCGCGCGTGATCCAGGAGAGCGCCCGTGAGGTGTTGGCGCACCTGGGGCTTGAGAACGACCCATTGATGGCAGTCGCCCTGGAGCTCGAACAGATCGCCCTGCGCGATGAGTACTTCATCGAGCGCAAGCTCTATCCGAACGTGGATTTCTACTCGGGAATCCTGCTTCGGGCCATGGGCATCCCGACAAAGATGTTCACGGCGGTGTTCGCGGTGGCGCGGACCGTCGGATGGGTGAGCCAGTGGCTCGAGCTCCATAACGACTCCACGCACGGCATCGATCGTCCCCGCCAGCTGTATGTGGGGTCCCGCCTACGGGACTATCCATATCCGTGA
- a CDS encoding trehalose-6-phosphate synthase → MNDMTQGGDRLVVVSNRLPVVVKQVDGRWTFIPGSGGLVSALAPVLRNRGGIWIGWPGTSDADPLTLSGLLREATRHSGYSLKPVALNQRDKEDFYYGFANEVIWPLFHDLQSHCNFAPRYWDAYNRVNRRFADVIMQNTRPGDFIWIHDYHLMNVGQELRAQGIAARMGFFLHIPFPPLDIYMKLPWRFPLLRALLEYDLLGFQTLRDRRNFLQCVRLVAPDLSVSGKGQVITIRAGNRELRVGTFPIGIDYQEFARGSKTEPVVRKARELHEDLPGRQVLLGVDRLDYTKGICHRFEAFRNALQRFPELHHRTTLIQVVVPSREDIPKYNALKMEMERLVGEINGQFTQSGWVPIHYIFRSLTRTELLAYYRACEIALITPLKDGMNLVAKEFCAATPENNSVLILSEFAGAAAQLQKGALLVNPYNVEEVAETIQRAITMGPGERRARMHKLKRFVREYDIFWWVDSFLRAAIAKDLSNFPVPEEYVPHMETISL, encoded by the coding sequence ATGAATGACATGACACAAGGCGGCGATAGGCTTGTGGTCGTTTCCAACCGGCTGCCGGTGGTCGTCAAGCAGGTGGACGGCCGGTGGACCTTCATCCCCGGTTCCGGCGGACTCGTGAGCGCACTGGCCCCGGTATTGCGTAATCGCGGCGGGATCTGGATCGGATGGCCCGGTACCTCGGATGCCGATCCCTTGACGCTTTCGGGGCTGTTGCGCGAGGCGACACGTCATTCCGGCTACTCACTGAAACCCGTGGCGCTGAACCAGCGTGACAAGGAGGATTTCTACTACGGTTTTGCCAATGAGGTGATCTGGCCGCTTTTTCACGACCTGCAGTCCCACTGCAATTTCGCGCCGCGCTACTGGGATGCCTACAACCGCGTCAACCGCCGATTCGCCGACGTCATCATGCAAAACACGCGTCCCGGCGATTTCATCTGGATCCACGACTATCATCTGATGAACGTCGGTCAGGAATTGCGGGCGCAGGGGATCGCGGCGCGCATGGGCTTTTTTCTCCACATCCCGTTCCCGCCACTCGACATCTATATGAAGCTGCCATGGCGCTTTCCGCTGTTGCGCGCCCTGCTCGAATACGATCTGCTCGGATTCCAGACCCTGCGCGACCGCCGCAATTTCCTCCAGTGCGTGCGCCTGGTCGCCCCCGACCTGTCGGTGAGCGGCAAGGGGCAGGTGATCACGATCCGCGCCGGCAACCGCGAACTGCGCGTGGGCACCTTCCCTATCGGCATCGACTATCAGGAATTCGCGCGCGGCAGCAAGACCGAGCCGGTCGTGCGCAAGGCCCGCGAACTCCACGAGGACCTGCCCGGCCGCCAGGTCCTGCTGGGCGTGGACCGGCTCGACTACACAAAGGGCATCTGTCATCGATTCGAGGCCTTCCGCAATGCCCTCCAGCGCTTCCCCGAACTGCATCATCGCACCACGCTCATCCAGGTGGTGGTGCCAAGCCGCGAGGACATCCCCAAATACAATGCCCTGAAGATGGAAATGGAGCGGCTCGTGGGCGAGATCAACGGCCAGTTCACGCAATCGGGGTGGGTCCCCATCCACTACATATTCCGCAGCTTGACTCGCACCGAGCTTCTCGCCTATTACCGCGCCTGCGAGATCGCGCTCATCACCCCCCTCAAAGACGGCATGAATCTCGTCGCCAAGGAGTTCTGCGCCGCCACCCCGGAGAATAACAGCGTCCTGATCCTCTCGGAGTTCGCCGGCGCGGCCGCACAGCTGCAAAAGGGCGCGCTGCTTGTGAATCCCTACAATGTCGAGGAGGTGGCCGAGACGATCCAGCGGGCGATCACCATGGGGCCCGGCGAACGGCGCGCGCGCATGCATAAACTCAAGCGATTCGTCCGCGAATATGACATCTTTTGGTGGGTGGACTCCTTCCTGCGCGCGGCCATCGCCAAAGATCTGAGCAACTTCCCGGTCCCCGAGGAGTACGTCCCGCATATGGAGACGATATCGCTCTGA
- a CDS encoding cold-shock protein, whose protein sequence is MQTGTVKWFNEAKGFGFITPSDGSADVFVHFSTIEGEGFRTLAEGQKVEFESTRGPKGMQAARVVPR, encoded by the coding sequence ATGCAGACCGGTACCGTGAAGTGGTTTAATGAAGCGAAGGGTTTTGGCTTTATTACGCCGAGCGATGGCAGCGCCGATGTATTCGTCCATTTCTCGACCATAGAGGGGGAGGGGTTCCGGACGCTCGCCGAGGGCCAAAAGGTCGAGTTCGAATCGACCCGTGGACCCAAAGGGATGCAGGCGGCGCGCGTGGTACCGCGTTAA